The window TTTAAATAACGGGGTTCTCTTGGATTGATTTCGATTTTTTCCCGGATGTGCCGGATGTGCACGGCAACGGTATTATCGGCGCCGATGGCTTCTTCATTCCATATCTGTTCATAGATCTCGTCAATGGAAAATACTTTACCGGCGTTCTTTACCAGGAGCAGCAGGATGTTGTACTCAATGGGAGTCAGCTTGATCAGCTCGCCTTCCACGGCAACTTCCTTGTTGTCGTCATTGATGGCCAGGCCTCCGCATTTATACACTTGTCCTGCCGGCTGCTGGTTCATATTACCAAGCTGGGTATAGCGGCGCAGCTGGGATTTTACCCTGGCTACCAGTTCCAGCGGGTTAAATGGCTTGGTAATATAATCATCAGCCCCGATGTTTAATCCCAGGATCTTATCCGTGTCCTCGGATTTGGCGGAGAGGATGATGATGGGAATACTGCTTGTCTCACGGACTTTTAAGGTGGTCCTGATCCCGTCAAGCCCCGGCATCATCACATCCAGGATCATTAAATCCACCTCGTGATCCTCCAGAAGCTTCAGGGCGTCATAACCGTCATAGGCTTTGATCACATGAAATTCTTCTCCTGTTAAATATATATCAATGGCTTCCACGATTTGTTTGTCATCATCACATACTAAAATATTCTGCATACGAAAACCTCCTTTTTCAATATTATACAACGAAGGCCGTAAAAAAGCACATTACATTTTTATGATTTTTCTAAACCCTTTATTTATGCGTATTAGAAAGCTGCTATTTTATCATTGTCTGCATTATAATATGACTCCAGTTTATCCACTTTTACATACACGTATCCAAAATGAAAGTAAGTGTCCAGAGAGATATTGGGTCTGATTATTATCCACTTCAGCTTTGTATAGATTGCTCTCACAGGTATGCCGGAAGATATGCGCAGTAATATCACTTGCCAGGGGCACAGAAAGAAGTACTGGAATGGCTGATTCAAGTGGAAAAATTGATGAAGTTCTCAAGGAAGGCAGTAAACTAAAATAAACGGTATCACTGGAGAAGAAGCCAACTCCAGAGATGTGGGAAGATTTTCAGAACAGGTGAACTGCCTGAATATTGCATTGGACGCAGAGGAAGCAGTAAATATGGGGCCATATGTTTTTGATGATGTCGGAAGCGTATTGCAGCGGCTGGTTTAACATCAAACCAATACGATAGAGAAGTCGGCAACGGGGAGTAAAACAAACCCATAAAAATAGAGGAACCGGCAAGATCGGGAATCCTGCCGGCTGAAGTGTGAAAAAGATTTATGTATAAAGGCCATTGCCTATTTGTAATTAATATACCTGGAAATTGTGACAGGAATTTGATGGATCTGTGAAGAGTTTGTGAAAAAGCAGGTACATTGAGAACTTAATATTGATAGTTAATAAGTATGGTGATATTCTACTCATGAAGAATATTGATAAAATGTCAACTTCAGATTAATTATATCTTTTACAGGAGGTTGTACCTATGAAGATAGCACTCATAGATGTTATTTCCGAAGAGGTTGTTAAACTCTTTTCAGAACAAGATAATTTTATGATAGAGTTTCTCGGCGGTGATAGTGTTTATTATACCCGCTATAGCAAAAATGAAAACATAGAAAATGTTTGGGTGGCCTACTTTGGCGACTTGCCAATCGGATGCGTTGCTTATCGAAAAAAATCTATTGGTGTTGGCGAGGTTAAACGTATGTTTATTAAGCATGAATATCGTGGACGAGGAATATCGATAGTGTCAAGATTTTTTCGCAAATTGTATTTCAACCGTCTGGTAGCCGGTAGTTAGCCGGCTATGATATCAGACTCGTTTTGGAGATCCATTTCTTTTAGATGCTCCATATTCATGTAGCGCTTTGTACCCCATTGGGTCCCTGCTACGTGTCGTAGTCTGGCACATACAAGCATTAAAGCACTTTGCCCATCAGGAAAAGCGCCAATTGCCCGGGTTCTACGTTTGATTTCCCTATTAAGTCTTTCGATGGTGTTGTTGGTGCGAATTCTAGTCCAGTGCTGGCTAGGAAAATCCATGTATGTAAGGGTTTCCTCGATTCCGTCTTCGACCTTTTTAGCTGCCGAAGCTAATTTCATCTCGCGAAGTTTATCAGCTACTTGTTTTGCCTTTTCCTTTGCAGATACCTTACACTCTTGAGCATGAATAGCCTTTAGCAGCATAGAGACTTCTTTCATCTTATTACGAGGAGTGGCCGAAAATATATTCCGATAGAAGTGAACCGTACATCTTTGATACTTTGCATCCGGAAATACTTCTGGAATGGATTCGAGCATCCCAAGGCATTTATCACCAATAATTAGGCGCACTCCAGCCAGGCCACGTTCTTTTAACCATACAAAGAATGTCCTCCAGCTTTCACGATCTTCTTTCATACCTTCTGCTGTGCCAATGATTTCACGGCATCCATCTTCATTGACACCAATAGCAACAAGGATAGAGACATTTTGAACTTCACCACCCCAGCTGCGCTTTAAGTAAACACCGTCAACATAAACATATGGATAAGAACCGCTAAGTTTGCGGCTTCTCCATGTTTCAATGTGTTCATAAGCTTTTTTATTAAGATTACTTATTGTTCCAGGTGAAATTTTAGTTCCCCATAATGCCTCGGTGATATCTTCAACACGGCGAACAGAAACACCCGCGAGATACATTTCAATGAGAGCCTCTTCTACGGAGCATTCTCTGCGGCGATAGCGTTCAATAATGGCAGTTTCGAACGGAACACCCTTTAGCTTTGGCATCTTTAATTTGACCTCACCAGCTGTGGTTTGAAAGTTCCTGCTGTAATGGCCGGAACGATATCCCTTGCGTTCACCGGAACGTTCGTATTTTTCCGCATTAACGAGTTCTTCTGCTTCATGATCCAGCAAGGCATTGAGGGTTTCCTCAACGCTGTTGCGTACTAAATCTTTCAATTCGTTATGGATAAGTTCCTGATTTAATTGTATAATATTATCAGACATGTTCTATAGCCTCCTTTGAGAGTATTTTGTGTGGTAACTTAATTCTACCAAACGGCTATAGACCATGTCTATTTTTATGAAATTAAATTTGCGAAATTAATTATACGTCATCGGAATATCAAAATCATTGCTTGATATGGTTGAAAAACATGCAAAGCAGTGTGGTGACCAAGCGTTACATTTGAGTACCCGCATTACACTTGAACCCGCCATTACATTGTACCGACATTCTGGATTTTATGAAACATTTCGCAATGATCTTTATGTGGAAATGGAAAAGAAGTTGTAATTACAACTTATACTAATGAGCATAACACGGAACCGATAAAATCGAATATGTAAAGATGACCCCTAACTATCAGGATTAAGCTGGTAGTTTTTTGTTGCCAGAAAGAAATGTTGTATTTGAACTTTGTGCGAATGAAGCAGATTAGGATGGAGAGTTTAGGAAATCATTTTCTTAGATACTTAATGCAGCATAGGAAAACCATGACATATACAATATACTTAAATATTTCAAGTGACTGTGCGAATAGCAAAAAATAAGAAATCATAAAAACCTCCAAATTTTTTTAATTTAAGTATAACAGGTTATTTGAAATTGATAGTAGGTTGGTAATTTGAGTGTGAAAAAATTAGCATTTA of the Lacrimispora indolis DSM 755 genome contains:
- a CDS encoding response regulator transcription factor, whose protein sequence is MQNILVCDDDKQIVEAIDIYLTGEEFHVIKAYDGYDALKLLEDHEVDLMILDVMMPGLDGIRTTLKVRETSSIPIIILSAKSEDTDKILGLNIGADDYITKPFNPLELVARVKSQLRRYTQLGNMNQQPAGQVYKCGGLAINDDNKEVAVEGELIKLTPIEYNILLLLVKNAGKVFSIDEIYEQIWNEEAIGADNTVAVHIRHIREKIEINPREPRYLKVVWGVGYKIEKQ
- a CDS encoding GNAT family N-acetyltransferase: MKIALIDVISEEVVKLFSEQDNFMIEFLGGDSVYYTRYSKNENIENVWVAYFGDLPIGCVAYRKKSIGVGEVKRMFIKHEYRGRGISIVSRFFRKLYFNRLVAGS
- a CDS encoding IS256 family transposase, with product MSDNIIQLNQELIHNELKDLVRNSVEETLNALLDHEAEELVNAEKYERSGERKGYRSGHYSRNFQTTAGEVKLKMPKLKGVPFETAIIERYRRRECSVEEALIEMYLAGVSVRRVEDITEALWGTKISPGTISNLNKKAYEHIETWRSRKLSGSYPYVYVDGVYLKRSWGGEVQNVSILVAIGVNEDGCREIIGTAEGMKEDRESWRTFFVWLKERGLAGVRLIIGDKCLGMLESIPEVFPDAKYQRCTVHFYRNIFSATPRNKMKEVSMLLKAIHAQECKVSAKEKAKQVADKLREMKLASAAKKVEDGIEETLTYMDFPSQHWTRIRTNNTIERLNREIKRRTRAIGAFPDGQSALMLVCARLRHVAGTQWGTKRYMNMEHLKEMDLQNESDIIAG